A DNA window from Janibacter sp. A1S7 contains the following coding sequences:
- a CDS encoding acyclic terpene utilization AtuA family protein — protein sequence MSAAEREVLRVGNCSGFYGDRLSAMREMLEGGELDVLTGDWLAELTMLILGRDRLKDPDTGYARTFLVQLRDCLGLALEKGVTIVANAGGVNTPGLVSAIRELATEQGLSPRVAHVRGDDLTPRAAALDLGRPMGAHAYLGGFGIARAVDSGADIVVTGRVTDASVIVGPAIAHFGWGREDLDALAGATAAGHVIECGTQATGGNYAFFTEIDNFSHLGFPLAEIRRDGSSIITKHPGTGGAVTVDTIKSQLLYEIADARYPGPDVTTRLDTIVLAQDGPDRVSMTGIRGEAPPPDVKVSLNALGGFRNEMTMVLTGLDIRAKAELVQRQFEEELTTSPAEMTWTLARTDRPDAPTQQQAAALLTVVARDSDPKVVGRPFSQAGIDIALGTYPGCHTLAPPSGGSPYGVFTPGYVPQSVPEHEVVLDDGTVVAVGPPQRTQALEPLTGQPAAANPAPTGWPTTTAPLGTIAGARSGDKGGHANVGVWVRDAAAWPWLSALLTPERIRQLLPEAADLPVTVTHLPNLLAVNIVVHDLLGEGVAYNARFDPQAKGLGEWLRSRHVDIPDHLLPSPPEDHR from the coding sequence ATGAGCGCCGCCGAACGGGAGGTGCTGCGGGTCGGCAACTGCTCCGGCTTCTACGGCGACCGGCTCTCCGCGATGCGCGAGATGCTCGAGGGTGGCGAGCTGGACGTCCTCACCGGCGACTGGCTGGCCGAGTTGACGATGCTCATCCTCGGCCGCGACCGGCTCAAGGATCCGGACACCGGGTACGCCAGGACCTTCCTGGTGCAGCTGCGGGACTGCCTCGGACTGGCCCTCGAGAAGGGCGTGACGATCGTCGCCAACGCCGGTGGCGTCAACACCCCCGGCCTCGTCAGCGCCATCCGCGAGCTCGCCACCGAGCAGGGACTCTCCCCGAGGGTCGCCCACGTCCGCGGCGACGACCTGACCCCGCGCGCCGCCGCGCTCGATCTGGGCCGGCCGATGGGGGCGCACGCCTACCTCGGCGGTTTCGGCATCGCCCGTGCCGTCGACTCCGGCGCCGACATCGTCGTCACCGGACGGGTCACGGACGCCTCGGTCATCGTCGGCCCGGCCATCGCCCACTTCGGGTGGGGCCGCGAGGACCTGGACGCCCTCGCCGGAGCCACGGCCGCGGGACACGTCATCGAGTGCGGCACCCAGGCCACCGGTGGCAACTACGCCTTCTTCACCGAGATCGACAACTTCAGCCACCTCGGCTTCCCCCTCGCCGAGATCCGTCGCGACGGCTCCAGCATCATCACCAAGCACCCCGGGACCGGCGGCGCCGTGACCGTCGACACCATCAAGAGTCAGTTGCTCTACGAGATCGCCGACGCCCGCTACCCGGGTCCGGACGTCACGACCCGCCTGGACACGATCGTCCTGGCCCAGGACGGGCCGGACCGGGTCTCGATGACCGGCATCCGGGGCGAGGCTCCCCCGCCGGACGTCAAGGTGTCGCTGAACGCCCTCGGCGGCTTCCGCAACGAGATGACGATGGTCCTGACGGGACTGGACATCCGGGCGAAGGCGGAGCTCGTCCAACGGCAGTTCGAGGAGGAGCTGACCACCTCCCCCGCCGAGATGACGTGGACGCTCGCGCGCACCGACCGACCCGACGCCCCCACCCAGCAGCAGGCCGCGGCGCTGCTGACCGTCGTCGCCCGCGACAGCGACCCGAAGGTCGTCGGCCGCCCCTTCTCCCAGGCCGGCATCGACATCGCCCTGGGCACCTACCCCGGCTGCCACACGCTCGCGCCACCCTCGGGAGGGTCCCCGTACGGCGTCTTCACCCCCGGCTACGTCCCGCAGTCGGTCCCCGAGCACGAGGTCGTCCTCGACGACGGCACCGTCGTGGCCGTGGGTCCCCCGCAGCGGACCCAGGCGCTCGAACCGCTCACCGGCCAGCCCGCAGCGGCGAACCCCGCGCCGACGGGGTGGCCGACGACGACGGCGCCGCTGGGCACGATCGCCGGGGCCCGCTCCGGCGACAAGGGCGGTCACGCCAACGTCGGCGTGTGGGTGCGCGACGCGGCGGCCTGGCCGTGGCTGTCCGCGCTGCTCACTCCCGAGCGGATCCGGCAGCTGCTGCCCGAGGCCGCCGACCTGCCGGTTACGGTGACCCACCTGCCGAACCTGCTGGCGGTGAACATCGTCGTCCACGACCTGCTGGGCGAGGGCGTGGCCTACAACGCGCGCTTCGACCCGCAGGCCAAGGGGCTGGGCGAGTGGCTGCGCTCCCGGCACGTCGACATCCCCGACCACCTGCTCCCTTCGCCCCCCGAGGACCACCGATGA
- a CDS encoding TIGR03084 family metal-binding protein: MSDTVASFLDECADLDVLVADLDDEAWAQSTPAQGWTIAHQIAHLAWTDEIAAVATTDPQAFADEVEIAVQDPVGHVDTRTEQGAVDTPAEILARWRDGRETLAQVLRDAPADTKLPWFGPPMSPRSMATARLMETWAHGQDVADALGVRRAPTARLRDICHLGVRTRDFAYLINDLTPPVQPFRIELTGPDGDLWIWGDEDGERSADRVTGPAQDFCLVVTQRRDAADTDLHATGEAVEWLSIAQVFAGAPRRARA; the protein is encoded by the coding sequence ATGAGCGACACCGTGGCCTCCTTCCTCGACGAGTGCGCCGACCTCGACGTCCTCGTCGCCGACCTCGACGACGAAGCCTGGGCACAATCGACCCCGGCGCAGGGGTGGACGATCGCCCACCAGATCGCCCACCTGGCGTGGACCGATGAGATCGCGGCCGTCGCCACCACCGATCCGCAGGCATTCGCCGACGAGGTCGAGATCGCCGTGCAGGACCCCGTGGGGCACGTGGACACCCGCACGGAGCAGGGCGCCGTCGACACCCCCGCCGAGATCCTCGCCCGTTGGCGGGACGGTCGGGAGACGCTCGCGCAGGTCCTGCGCGATGCCCCCGCTGACACCAAGCTGCCGTGGTTCGGACCCCCGATGAGCCCCCGCTCGATGGCCACCGCCCGTCTGATGGAGACGTGGGCGCACGGTCAGGACGTCGCCGACGCCCTCGGGGTCCGGCGCGCTCCCACGGCGCGCCTGCGTGACATCTGCCATCTGGGAGTCCGCACCCGAGACTTCGCCTACCTCATCAACGACCTCACTCCCCCGGTCCAGCCCTTTCGGATCGAGCTCACCGGGCCCGACGGGGACCTGTGGATCTGGGGTGACGAGGACGGTGAGCGCAGCGCCGACCGGGTGACCGGGCCCGCGCAGGACTTCTGCCTGGTCGTCACCCAGCGTCGGGACGCCGCTGACACCGACCTGCACGCCACCGGCGAGGCCGTGGAGTGGCTGTCCATCGCGCAGGTCTTCGCCGGCGCCCCCCGACGGGCCCGGGCATGA
- a CDS encoding acyl-CoA dehydrogenase family protein, with translation MRLTDEHSAFRASVRAFVESEINPRADEWEAAGIFPAHELFPKAAALGLFGLEYDTEFGGEGADHSFQMVAAEELGRCDSAGVSMAIGVQSMMATPSLAQFGTDELKRTYLAPALAGEMVTAIAVTEPDTGSDVSRLRTKARRDGDDWVITGRKTYITNGTQADWLCLLVRTSDEGGHRGMSQIIVPTNSPGFSVAKRLDKLGNRSSDTAELVLDEVRVPVSNTIGEIGRGFQQQMAQFVIERMFAAYNAVGSCDRALERTRGYIAEREVFGQPLATKQYVTFRLAELQARVELLRSHNAAVCEAHLAGEDIIRGASVAKLTAGRLIRDVADSCIQFHGGMGYMEETWTARFLRDTRLASIGGGADEVMLQVLARLDGMPA, from the coding sequence ATGCGCCTCACTGATGAGCACTCCGCCTTCCGCGCCAGCGTGCGGGCCTTCGTCGAGTCCGAGATCAACCCGCGTGCGGACGAGTGGGAGGCGGCTGGCATCTTCCCGGCCCACGAGCTCTTCCCCAAGGCGGCCGCCCTCGGGCTGTTCGGTCTCGAGTACGACACCGAGTTCGGGGGAGAGGGGGCTGACCACTCCTTCCAGATGGTCGCCGCCGAGGAGCTCGGTCGGTGCGACTCGGCCGGTGTCTCGATGGCCATCGGCGTCCAGTCGATGATGGCCACCCCGTCGTTGGCGCAGTTCGGTACCGACGAGCTCAAGCGCACCTACCTGGCCCCGGCGCTCGCCGGCGAGATGGTGACGGCGATCGCCGTCACCGAGCCGGACACCGGGTCCGACGTCTCACGCCTGCGCACGAAGGCGCGACGCGACGGCGACGACTGGGTGATCACCGGACGCAAGACGTACATCACCAACGGCACCCAGGCCGATTGGCTCTGCCTGTTGGTCCGCACGTCCGACGAGGGTGGACACCGCGGGATGTCCCAGATCATCGTCCCGACGAACAGTCCCGGCTTCTCGGTGGCCAAGCGCCTGGACAAACTCGGTAACCGCAGCTCCGACACCGCTGAGCTCGTCCTCGACGAGGTCAGGGTGCCCGTGTCGAACACGATCGGAGAGATCGGCCGTGGCTTCCAGCAGCAGATGGCGCAGTTCGTCATCGAGCGGATGTTCGCTGCCTACAACGCCGTCGGCAGCTGCGACCGCGCCCTCGAACGCACCCGGGGCTACATCGCCGAGCGTGAGGTCTTCGGCCAGCCACTGGCCACGAAGCAGTACGTGACCTTCCGTCTGGCGGAGCTGCAGGCCCGGGTGGAACTGCTGCGCAGCCACAACGCGGCCGTCTGTGAGGCACATCTGGCGGGCGAGGACATCATCCGCGGTGCCAGCGTCGCCAAGCTGACCGCGGGCAGGCTCATCCGCGACGTCGCCGACTCCTGCATCCAGTTCCACGGCGGGATGGGGTACATGGAGGAGACGTGGACGGCACGTTTCCTGCGCGACACCCGGCTCGCGTCGATCGGTGGCGGCGCCGACGAGGTCATGCTCCAGGTCCTGGCCCGCCTCGACGGGATGCCCGCGTGA
- a CDS encoding acyl-CoA synthetase, producing the protein MDHGFGSWATIHHLRNADRVAYVDGLAGVQTTYAQLEERTNRLADALRAKGVSHGERVALLCLNSPQMMEIYLAVAKLGAISVPVNFRLHPDEIAHVLSDSGASLLFVSTPFVDAATQALASGTSVRETIRVPALAEREAGEGGDYEPLVSSGASERVVADVGHDDVCVIMYTSGTTGRPKGAMLTHGNFFYNAINAMGFASGIGRTDVTISAAPLFHIGALGVHTLPFLFVGAGVVVIEAFTPDQWVEAAARHHVTQAFLVPAMWAAVAASPALETADLSSLRLAISGGAPCPLPVISAMKSHGVAFTEGFGMTETSPNAACLQPEDVVEHAGSVGRPVAFMDFRILDEMDQDVPVGHVGELCLRGPSVFVGYWDKPEATAEAIRDGWFHTGDMARVDEEGFYSLVDRKKDMIITGGENVYPIEVEQVLYGHPDVVEVAVIGVLDETWGETVAAVVVRAADSSLTADGLREWARERISHFKAPRRVAFVDELPRNATGKILKRELRITEGGGHTAVSR; encoded by the coding sequence ATGGACCACGGATTCGGCAGCTGGGCCACCATCCACCACCTCCGCAACGCAGACCGCGTGGCCTACGTGGACGGGCTCGCCGGCGTGCAGACCACCTACGCCCAGCTCGAGGAGCGGACCAACCGGTTGGCCGACGCACTGCGGGCGAAGGGGGTGTCACACGGTGAACGGGTGGCGCTTCTGTGCCTCAACAGCCCGCAGATGATGGAGATCTATCTCGCGGTCGCCAAGCTGGGAGCCATCAGCGTGCCGGTGAACTTCCGCCTGCACCCCGATGAGATCGCCCATGTCCTCAGCGACTCCGGAGCGAGCCTGCTCTTCGTCAGCACCCCCTTCGTCGATGCTGCAACGCAGGCCCTGGCGAGCGGGACGTCCGTGCGCGAGACGATCCGGGTACCGGCACTGGCTGAGCGGGAAGCAGGCGAAGGGGGCGACTACGAGCCCCTCGTGTCCTCGGGCGCCTCCGAGCGGGTCGTGGCCGACGTGGGACACGACGACGTGTGCGTGATCATGTACACCTCCGGCACGACGGGACGTCCGAAGGGCGCCATGCTCACCCACGGCAACTTCTTCTACAACGCCATCAACGCGATGGGGTTCGCCTCGGGCATCGGACGCACCGATGTCACGATCTCGGCCGCGCCCCTCTTCCACATCGGGGCGCTCGGGGTGCACACCCTGCCCTTCCTCTTCGTCGGTGCCGGCGTCGTGGTGATCGAGGCCTTCACCCCGGACCAGTGGGTCGAGGCAGCCGCACGACACCACGTGACGCAGGCCTTCCTCGTCCCGGCGATGTGGGCGGCCGTCGCTGCGTCGCCGGCACTGGAGACGGCGGACCTGTCCTCCCTTCGACTGGCGATCAGCGGCGGGGCGCCCTGCCCACTGCCGGTGATCTCCGCGATGAAGAGCCACGGGGTGGCCTTCACCGAGGGCTTCGGCATGACCGAGACCTCACCCAATGCCGCGTGCCTCCAGCCGGAGGACGTCGTCGAGCACGCGGGCTCGGTCGGGCGACCGGTCGCCTTCATGGACTTCCGGATCCTCGACGAGATGGACCAGGACGTCCCCGTCGGGCACGTCGGTGAGCTCTGCCTGCGGGGCCCGAGCGTCTTCGTGGGGTACTGGGACAAGCCCGAGGCAACGGCCGAGGCGATCCGGGACGGCTGGTTCCACACCGGCGACATGGCCCGGGTCGACGAGGAGGGCTTCTACAGCCTCGTCGACCGGAAGAAGGACATGATCATCACCGGCGGGGAGAACGTCTACCCGATCGAGGTCGAGCAGGTGCTCTACGGACATCCTGACGTCGTCGAGGTCGCGGTGATCGGGGTCCTCGACGAGACCTGGGGCGAGACCGTCGCCGCCGTCGTCGTGCGCGCCGCGGACTCGAGCCTCACCGCCGACGGGTTGCGCGAGTGGGCCCGGGAGCGGATCTCGCACTTCAAGGCACCCCGTCGAGTGGCCTTCGTCGACGAGCTGCCCCGCAACGCCACCGGCAAGATCCTCAAGCGCGAGCTGCGCATCACCGAGGGCGGCGGCCACACGGCCGTCTCCCGCTGA
- a CDS encoding SDR family oxidoreductase, producing MTANLQGRTILMSGGSRGIGLAIAERAARDGANVAIVAKTDTPHPKLEGTIHTAAAAIEAAGGRALPILGDVRSEESVQEAVDRTVERFGGIDIVVNNASAIDLSPTEELPMKKYDLMQDINCRGSFLLAKTALPQLKASEAAHVLTLSPPINLAPRWAGSHLGYTIAKYGMSLVTLGLAEEWATYGIAANSLWPRTAIATAAVENLLGGEQTMARSRSPQIMADAAHAILTRDPAEFTGHFLIDDDVLAEEGVTDLSSYGPPLEELLPDFFLGE from the coding sequence ATGACCGCGAATCTTCAGGGACGCACGATCCTCATGTCCGGCGGCAGCCGCGGCATCGGACTGGCCATCGCCGAGCGGGCTGCCCGGGACGGCGCCAACGTCGCCATCGTCGCCAAGACGGATACCCCGCACCCGAAGCTCGAAGGCACCATCCACACCGCCGCCGCTGCCATCGAGGCCGCCGGTGGTCGGGCGCTGCCGATCCTCGGCGACGTCCGCTCCGAGGAGTCGGTCCAGGAGGCCGTGGACCGCACCGTCGAGCGCTTCGGTGGCATCGACATCGTCGTCAACAACGCCAGCGCCATCGACCTCTCTCCCACGGAGGAGCTGCCGATGAAGAAGTACGACCTGATGCAGGACATCAACTGCCGCGGGTCCTTCCTCCTGGCGAAGACCGCGCTGCCGCAGCTGAAGGCATCCGAGGCGGCACACGTGCTCACCCTCTCGCCGCCGATCAACCTCGCACCGCGCTGGGCCGGTAGCCACCTGGGCTACACCATCGCCAAGTACGGGATGAGCCTGGTCACGCTCGGCCTGGCCGAGGAGTGGGCCACGTACGGCATCGCGGCGAACAGCCTGTGGCCCAGGACGGCCATCGCCACGGCGGCCGTGGAGAACCTCCTCGGCGGCGAGCAGACGATGGCCCGCAGCCGCAGCCCGCAGATCATGGCCGATGCGGCCCACGCGATCCTCACCCGGGACCCTGCAGAGTTCACCGGACACTTCCTCATCGACGACGACGTCCTCGCCGAGGAAGGTGTCACCGACCTCTCCTCCTACGGGCCGCCGCTCGAGGAGCTCCTGCCCGACTTCTTCCTCGGCGAGTGA
- a CDS encoding AMP-binding protein: MTAAPDHSPLRDKDLPMQPDLSLVDPLEYNLATRTNAGDVIIRSAAIFPDRVAIVDGDREVTYRELAETVDRLGHALLGLDLPAGSPVALTMMNSWRLLATYYACARAGLVCMPLNFLLAGEDQAWILQDATPRALVTDAAFRPLHEQVLPGVTSVEHVIVTDEESPQPVAGRSTHHWQSLVDRAPATPLEVLVDDRDTVQCLYTSGTTSRPKGVLTSHTALVTSLLSNALVTRQSWGRDSPVMLVVLPMFHVTALNTVTMPVLMMGGTAVLAGMAFDPARSLDLMEQRRVTHMMMLPLMHRACLAEQSARPRDLSSVTTAIYAMAPMPADLLAAVDEMYPNADVILGSGQTEVVPTTTMQWPEHRHSAPDSWGPQSVSVLTQIMDPMGRLRDAGDTGEIVYRAPNVCSGYWNNPEANQQAFAHGWFHSGDVGHLDEEGVVWFTDRLKDVIKSGGENVSSVAVEAVLLGAPGVAECTVIGVPHEHWGEAVCAVVVADGTVAVDELRAGVIAHARAHLAGFQVPKEVRVIEELPKTATGKIQKHQVRGLVR, from the coding sequence GTGACTGCCGCCCCGGACCACTCACCCCTTCGCGACAAGGACCTCCCGATGCAACCCGACCTGTCACTCGTGGACCCCCTCGAGTACAACCTCGCGACCCGCACCAACGCGGGTGACGTCATCATCCGCTCGGCCGCGATCTTCCCCGACCGGGTGGCGATCGTGGACGGCGATCGTGAGGTGACCTACCGGGAGCTCGCCGAGACGGTGGACCGTCTCGGCCACGCACTGCTGGGTCTGGACCTGCCCGCCGGAAGCCCGGTGGCGCTGACGATGATGAACTCCTGGCGGTTGCTGGCGACCTACTACGCCTGCGCCCGCGCCGGGCTGGTGTGCATGCCGCTGAACTTCCTGCTGGCCGGGGAGGACCAGGCCTGGATCCTGCAGGATGCGACGCCGCGCGCGCTCGTCACCGACGCGGCGTTCCGACCGTTGCACGAGCAGGTGCTGCCCGGCGTGACCTCCGTGGAGCACGTCATCGTCACCGACGAGGAGAGCCCGCAGCCCGTGGCCGGGCGGTCGACGCACCACTGGCAGTCGCTCGTCGACCGGGCGCCGGCGACGCCCCTGGAGGTGCTCGTCGACGATCGCGACACCGTGCAGTGCCTCTACACCTCGGGCACGACGTCCCGGCCGAAGGGGGTGCTGACCAGCCACACCGCGCTGGTCACCTCGCTGCTGTCGAACGCGCTGGTGACCCGTCAGTCGTGGGGCCGGGACTCGCCGGTCATGCTCGTCGTGCTGCCGATGTTCCACGTCACAGCCCTGAACACCGTGACCATGCCCGTGCTGATGATGGGCGGCACGGCCGTCCTGGCCGGCATGGCCTTCGACCCGGCCAGGAGCCTGGACCTGATGGAGCAACGCCGGGTGACGCACATGATGATGCTGCCGCTGATGCACCGCGCCTGCCTCGCCGAGCAGTCCGCTCGCCCGCGCGACCTGTCGTCGGTGACGACCGCGATCTACGCGATGGCGCCGATGCCGGCGGACCTGCTCGCCGCCGTCGACGAGATGTACCCCAACGCCGACGTCATCCTCGGCTCCGGTCAGACCGAAGTCGTACCGACGACCACCATGCAGTGGCCCGAGCACCGGCACAGCGCCCCGGACTCGTGGGGGCCCCAGTCGGTGTCCGTGCTGACGCAGATCATGGACCCGATGGGCCGGTTGCGGGACGCCGGCGACACGGGCGAGATCGTCTACCGCGCCCCCAACGTGTGCAGCGGGTACTGGAACAACCCCGAGGCGAACCAGCAGGCCTTCGCCCACGGGTGGTTCCACTCCGGTGACGTCGGGCACCTCGACGAGGAGGGGGTGGTGTGGTTCACCGACCGCCTGAAGGACGTGATCAAGAGCGGCGGGGAGAACGTCTCCTCCGTCGCCGTCGAGGCCGTCCTCCTCGGTGCGCCCGGCGTGGCCGAGTGCACGGTGATCGGGGTCCCCCACGAGCACTGGGGTGAGGCCGTGTGTGCCGTGGTCGTGGCCGACGGCACGGTGGCCGTGGACGAGCTCCGGGCCGGGGTGATCGCCCACGCGAGGGCGCATCTGGCCGGTTTCCAGGTGCCCAAGGAGGTGCGGGTCATCGAGGAGCTGCCGAAGACCGCGACCGGGAAGATCCAGAAGCACCAGGTCCGCGGCCTCGTGCGGTGA
- a CDS encoding DUF4185 domain-containing protein codes for MHRRRLTAGCAVLAIGAGLLAGCADEGERDRGDCEAITADLDWAQPSRSDDARFELSGPGWVGGDSTYSVQLPDDRTLWLFSDSLIGALDERGTPAPGMTMVHNALVVEDDSGRLSTLTREGPESFFPDPGEQTYHWVQDAKVEGGELLVFLSLTSRVGEHGFEWERNTLAHVSLPELEVTDVEEGFEGPVAWGAGLLTTATHTWIYGIEDREEVKHLHVARAPAGSLADRSTWEYLGEDGWGAQSDESTRLTKGVANELSVSPFRDGYLMISSDTTQAYSPKINAWTACSPSGPWEQPQTIYETPETQGQHFTYNAHGHPELSPDGQLLVSYNVNTFDFDELMANPTIYRPKFITLDLA; via the coding sequence ATGCACCGCAGACGCCTGACCGCGGGCTGCGCCGTACTCGCGATCGGCGCCGGCCTGCTCGCCGGGTGCGCCGACGAGGGTGAGCGGGACCGGGGCGACTGCGAGGCCATCACGGCGGATCTCGACTGGGCGCAGCCCTCGCGCTCCGACGACGCGCGCTTCGAGCTGTCCGGGCCGGGCTGGGTGGGGGGCGACTCGACCTACTCGGTGCAGCTGCCCGATGACCGCACGCTGTGGCTCTTCAGCGACTCGCTCATCGGTGCCCTCGACGAGCGCGGCACCCCGGCGCCGGGGATGACGATGGTGCACAACGCCCTGGTCGTCGAGGACGACTCGGGTCGGCTGAGCACACTGACCCGCGAGGGGCCCGAGTCCTTCTTCCCGGACCCGGGCGAGCAGACGTACCACTGGGTGCAGGACGCCAAGGTCGAAGGCGGTGAGCTGCTCGTCTTCCTGTCCCTGACCTCGCGGGTGGGCGAGCACGGCTTCGAGTGGGAGCGCAACACCCTGGCCCACGTGTCCCTGCCCGAGCTGGAGGTCACCGACGTCGAGGAGGGCTTCGAGGGGCCGGTCGCGTGGGGGGCGGGGCTGCTGACGACGGCGACGCACACCTGGATCTACGGCATCGAGGACCGGGAGGAGGTCAAGCACCTGCACGTGGCACGGGCTCCGGCAGGATCCCTGGCCGACCGGTCGACGTGGGAGTACCTCGGCGAGGACGGGTGGGGCGCGCAGTCCGACGAGAGCACCCGGTTGACGAAGGGGGTCGCCAACGAGCTGAGTGTCTCCCCCTTCCGCGACGGGTACCTGATGATCTCCTCGGACACCACGCAGGCATACAGCCCGAAGATCAACGCGTGGACGGCCTGCTCCCCCAGCGGGCCGTGGGAGCAGCCGCAGACGATCTACGAGACCCCGGAGACGCAGGGGCAGCACTTCACGTACAACGCGCACGGCCACCCGGAGCTGTCGCCCGACGGTCAGTTGCTCGTCTCCTACAACGTCAACACCTTCGACTTCGACGAGCTGATGGCCAACCCGACGATCTACCGGCCGAAGTTCATCACCCTCGACCTGGCCTAG